The following proteins are encoded in a genomic region of Candidatus Dechloromonas phosphoritropha:
- a CDS encoding NADH-quinone oxidoreductase subunit B — MGIEGVLQEGFVTTTADKLINYMRTGSMWPMTFGLACCAIEMIHAGCARYDLDRFGIVFRGSPRQSDVMIVAGTLTNKMAPALRKVYDQMSEPRWVVSMGSCANGGGYYHYAYSVVRGCDRIVPVDIYVPGCPPTAEALIYGLIQLQNKIRRTNTIAR, encoded by the coding sequence ATGGGTATTGAAGGCGTCCTCCAGGAAGGCTTTGTCACAACGACGGCCGACAAGCTTATCAACTACATGCGCACCGGGTCGATGTGGCCGATGACATTCGGTCTGGCTTGTTGTGCGATCGAGATGATCCATGCCGGTTGCGCACGTTATGACCTCGACCGTTTCGGCATAGTCTTCCGCGGCAGTCCGCGACAGTCCGACGTGATGATCGTCGCCGGTACCCTGACCAACAAGATGGCGCCTGCGCTACGCAAGGTTTACGACCAGATGTCGGAGCCGCGCTGGGTGGTCTCGATGGGGTCGTGCGCCAATGGTGGCGGTTACTACCATTACGCCTATTCGGTGGTGCGCGGGTGTGATCGTATCGTGCCGGTCGACATCTACGTGCCGGGCTGTCCGCCGACGGCTGAAGCCTTGATTTACGGTCTCATTCAGCTTCAGAACAAGATTCGTCGTACCAATACCATTGCTCGTTAA
- a CDS encoding NADH-quinone oxidoreductase subunit C: MSVKLETLSQNLQKHFGDRLKTLRLAFGELTIEVAATDYLAVMTSLRDEPDLGFEELIDLCGVDYSTYGNGGWSGRRYAAVSHLLSVAHNWRLRVRVFADDDEFPTVDSLISVWKSVNWFEREAFDLYGIAFVGHDDLRRILTDYGFIGHPFRKDFPISGHVEMRYDPDQGRVIYQPVTIEPRENTPRIVREDNYGDPVHG; encoded by the coding sequence ATGTCCGTCAAGCTGGAAACGCTTAGCCAGAACCTTCAGAAGCACTTCGGCGACAGGCTGAAGACACTCAGACTTGCCTTCGGCGAGTTAACCATCGAAGTGGCTGCTACCGACTATCTCGCTGTGATGACTTCACTGCGTGACGAACCCGATCTCGGTTTCGAAGAACTGATTGACCTCTGCGGCGTCGATTATTCCACCTATGGCAATGGCGGATGGTCTGGCAGGCGCTATGCAGCGGTTTCTCACTTGCTGTCGGTGGCTCACAACTGGCGCCTGCGTGTCCGGGTCTTTGCCGACGACGACGAGTTTCCCACGGTGGATTCGTTAATCAGCGTATGGAAGAGCGTTAACTGGTTCGAGCGCGAAGCGTTCGATCTCTATGGCATCGCCTTTGTTGGCCACGACGACCTGCGCCGGATCCTCACCGATTACGGGTTCATCGGGCATCCATTCCGCAAAGACTTTCCGATCTCGGGTCATGTCGAAATGCGTTACGACCCGGATCAGGGTCGGGTCATTTACCAACCGGTGACCATCGAGCCCCGCGAGAATACACCGCGCATCGTGCGCGAAGACAACTACGGGGATCCTGTTCATGGCTGA
- the nuoE gene encoding NADH-quinone oxidoreductase subunit NuoE, whose product MFSAETLKKFDREVAKYPADQKQSAVMACLAHAQEEMGWLPPEAIEAVAACLGMPPIAAYEVASFYNMYDLKPVGKYKITVCTNLPCALSGGYHAGEYVQKKLGIGYGETTADGKFTLKEGECMGACGDAPVMIVNNRSMCSHMYPEQIDKLLEECE is encoded by the coding sequence ATGTTTTCCGCTGAAACCCTCAAGAAATTCGACCGCGAGGTTGCGAAATATCCTGCCGACCAGAAACAGTCGGCGGTGATGGCCTGTCTTGCGCATGCCCAGGAAGAAATGGGCTGGCTGCCTCCCGAAGCCATCGAGGCGGTGGCCGCCTGTCTCGGCATGCCGCCGATTGCCGCCTATGAAGTCGCTTCCTTCTACAACATGTATGACCTCAAGCCGGTCGGCAAGTACAAGATCACGGTCTGTACCAATCTGCCTTGCGCGCTGTCCGGAGGCTATCATGCCGGTGAATATGTACAGAAGAAGCTCGGCATCGGCTACGGGGAAACCACCGCCGACGGCAAGTTCACGCTGAAGGAAGGCGAGTGCATGGGCGCCTGCGGTGATGCGCCGGTGATGATTGTCAATAACCGCAGCATGTGCAGCCACATGTATCCGGAGCAGATCGACAAGCTGCTGGAGGAGTGCGAATAA
- the nuoF gene encoding NADH-quinone oxidoreductase subunit NuoF: MAMLGSINGVLMEGLDGDNTWRLKDYVARGGYAQLRRILDSKMTQEDVISEVKKSVLRGRGGAGFPTGLKWSFMPRSFPGDKYVVCNTDEGEPGTFKDRDIMRFNPHAVIEGMAIAGYAMGANRGYNYIHGEIWESYERFEEALDEAHAAGLIGRNILGSGFNFDLFAHHGYGAYICGEETALLESIEGKKGQPRFKPPFPASFGLYGKPTTINNTETFASIPFILKMGGEEFLNLGKPNNGGTKLFSVSGHVNRPGNYEIPLGTPFSTLLEMCDGMRGGRKLKAVIPGGSSAPVVPGAVMMETTMDYDSISKAGSMLGSGAVIVMDETVCMVKALERLSFFYYEESCGQCTPCREGTAWMYKVVHRIENGLGRLGDLDLLNSVLGNIMGRTICALGDAASLPVQSFLKHFGSEFEYHIEHKTCLVPKDVQWAGSGFHKVSA; encoded by the coding sequence ATGGCCATGCTCGGTTCGATCAATGGTGTCCTGATGGAAGGGCTCGACGGTGACAACACCTGGCGCCTCAAGGACTATGTTGCACGCGGCGGTTATGCGCAACTGCGCCGCATCCTCGACAGCAAGATGACTCAGGAAGACGTCATCAGCGAGGTCAAGAAATCGGTCTTGCGCGGTCGCGGCGGTGCCGGCTTTCCGACGGGATTGAAGTGGTCGTTCATGCCGCGCTCGTTCCCCGGTGACAAGTACGTTGTCTGCAACACCGATGAGGGCGAGCCGGGAACCTTCAAGGACCGCGACATCATGCGCTTCAATCCGCATGCGGTCATCGAGGGCATGGCGATCGCTGGCTACGCCATGGGTGCCAACCGCGGCTACAACTACATTCACGGTGAAATCTGGGAGAGCTACGAGCGTTTCGAGGAGGCGCTCGACGAAGCTCATGCGGCCGGCCTGATCGGGCGGAACATTCTGGGCTCCGGATTCAATTTCGATCTGTTCGCCCATCACGGTTACGGAGCCTACATCTGTGGCGAGGAAACCGCGCTGCTCGAGTCGATCGAGGGCAAGAAAGGCCAGCCGCGCTTCAAACCGCCGTTCCCCGCGTCTTTTGGCCTCTATGGTAAGCCGACGACGATCAACAATACCGAGACCTTCGCGTCCATACCTTTCATCCTGAAGATGGGCGGCGAGGAATTCCTCAACCTGGGCAAGCCAAACAATGGCGGCACCAAGCTGTTCTCGGTTTCCGGCCATGTCAATCGCCCGGGCAATTATGAAATCCCGCTGGGTACGCCATTTTCCACGTTGCTCGAGATGTGTGACGGGATGCGCGGTGGCCGCAAGCTCAAGGCTGTGATCCCTGGCGGATCGTCGGCTCCCGTGGTGCCCGGCGCCGTGATGATGGAAACCACGATGGATTATGATTCGATCAGCAAGGCTGGTTCGATGCTCGGCTCGGGGGCGGTCATCGTTATGGACGAGACGGTGTGCATGGTCAAGGCGCTCGAGCGACTGTCGTTCTTCTATTACGAGGAATCCTGTGGTCAATGCACGCCGTGCCGGGAAGGCACGGCCTGGATGTACAAGGTCGTGCATCGGATCGAAAATGGGTTGGGAAGGCTTGGGGATCTGGACCTGCTGAACAGCGTGCTCGGCAACATCATGGGGCGCACCATTTGCGCTCTCGGCGATGCTGCGTCCTTGCCGGTGCAGAGCTTCCTCAAGCATTTCGGCAGCGAATTCGAGTACCACATCGAACACAAGACCTGCCTCGTCCCCAAGGATGTGCAGTGGGCGGGCAGCGGTTTCCACAAGGTTTCGGCTTGA
- a CDS encoding NADH-quinone oxidoreductase subunit G, producing the protein MLEIEIDGKKAQVPAGSTVMEAAEQIGVYIPHFCYHKKLSIAANCRMCLVQVEKAPKPLPACATPVTNGMKVFTHSDLAVKAQKGVMEFLLINHPLDCPICDQGGECQLQDMSVGYGPMKSRFSEDKRVVFHKNVGPLISMEEMSRCIHCTRCVRFGQEIGGIMELGMASRNMHSEITTFLGRTVDSELSGNMIDLCPVGALTSQPFRYTARSWELQRRKSISPHDSVGANLVVQVKHDTVMRVLPRENEAVNECWISDKERFSYQALNSDERLTKPMVKQGGQWREVDWNVALDYVAHGLKDVARECGSNALAALAAPWSTVEELALLTKVINGLGSGNVDFRPRQSDFAADLKRAGTPWLGLRLSEIADLDAALVVGSFLRKDHPLIAQRLRQAAKKYTKVSLLSVTADDQLIDLHANVAVAPAQLARALAAVVKATAELKGVAVPAGLDDVATDEVSKQIAQSLLEGEKRAIFLGNAATQSDDATQIHALALELGKLINATVGFLGEAANVVGGHAAGALPAGANARQMFEQPRKAYVLMGIEPEFDYGNPQAAIGALMQASLVVYMSSFKHAPALDYADVMLPIAPFTETSGTFVNIEGRIQSYNGVVKPRGDARPAWKVLRVLGNVLNLEGFDYESSEAVRDEVLGKGAEFVSGLDNALNGVAISLPAAATQLQRIADVPINFADPLARRAPALQQTADSIAPTARICAQTLALLGVASGQTVRVKQGQGEVVLVAKVDVGVPTGCVRVAAAHASTAMLGAMFGPISVERA; encoded by the coding sequence ATGCTAGAAATCGAAATCGACGGCAAGAAGGCGCAAGTACCCGCTGGCAGCACGGTGATGGAGGCCGCGGAGCAGATTGGCGTTTACATTCCGCACTTTTGCTACCACAAGAAGCTTTCGATCGCCGCCAACTGCCGCATGTGTCTCGTGCAGGTAGAAAAGGCGCCGAAGCCCTTGCCCGCCTGTGCGACACCGGTAACCAACGGCATGAAGGTGTTCACACACTCCGATCTGGCCGTCAAGGCACAGAAGGGGGTGATGGAGTTCCTGCTGATCAATCACCCGCTCGATTGCCCGATCTGCGACCAGGGTGGGGAATGCCAGTTGCAGGACATGTCGGTCGGCTATGGGCCGATGAAGAGCCGCTTCAGCGAAGATAAACGTGTGGTCTTCCACAAGAATGTCGGCCCGCTGATTTCCATGGAGGAAATGAGCCGCTGCATTCACTGTACGCGATGTGTCCGCTTCGGCCAGGAAATCGGCGGCATCATGGAACTCGGCATGGCCAGCCGCAACATGCATTCCGAGATTACGACTTTCCTGGGTCGCACGGTCGACTCGGAATTGTCGGGAAATATGATCGACCTCTGCCCGGTCGGCGCTCTGACTTCTCAGCCTTTCCGTTACACCGCGCGCTCATGGGAATTGCAGCGCCGCAAGTCGATCAGCCCGCACGATTCTGTCGGTGCCAATCTGGTGGTTCAGGTCAAGCACGATACGGTGATGCGCGTCCTGCCGCGTGAGAATGAGGCGGTGAACGAGTGCTGGATTTCCGATAAGGAGCGTTTCTCGTATCAGGCGCTTAACTCGGACGAGCGCCTGACCAAGCCGATGGTCAAGCAGGGTGGCCAATGGCGCGAAGTCGACTGGAACGTGGCGCTCGACTATGTCGCGCACGGTCTCAAGGATGTCGCCCGCGAGTGCGGCAGCAATGCGCTGGCGGCGCTCGCCGCGCCATGGTCGACGGTTGAGGAACTGGCGCTTCTGACCAAGGTCATCAATGGTCTCGGTAGCGGGAATGTCGATTTCCGTCCGCGTCAGAGCGATTTCGCTGCCGATTTGAAGCGCGCCGGTACGCCATGGCTGGGGCTTCGTTTGTCCGAAATCGCCGATCTCGATGCGGCGCTGGTGGTCGGTTCGTTCCTGCGCAAGGATCACCCGCTGATCGCCCAGCGTCTGCGCCAGGCGGCGAAAAAATATACCAAGGTCAGCCTGCTGTCGGTAACCGCCGACGACCAGTTGATCGATCTGCATGCCAACGTTGCGGTGGCGCCGGCGCAACTGGCGCGCGCCCTTGCCGCTGTCGTCAAGGCGACTGCCGAACTGAAGGGTGTCGCTGTACCAGCCGGTCTCGATGACGTCGCTACCGACGAGGTCAGCAAGCAGATTGCGCAGAGCCTGCTCGAAGGCGAGAAGCGCGCCATCTTCCTCGGCAACGCTGCCACACAGTCAGACGATGCCACTCAGATTCACGCGCTGGCACTCGAACTCGGCAAATTGATAAACGCGACGGTCGGCTTTCTCGGCGAAGCAGCAAATGTGGTCGGCGGCCATGCCGCCGGGGCGCTGCCTGCCGGTGCCAACGCTCGCCAGATGTTCGAGCAGCCGCGTAAAGCCTATGTCTTGATGGGTATCGAACCCGAGTTCGATTACGGCAACCCGCAAGCTGCGATTGGCGCGCTGATGCAGGCCAGCTTGGTGGTTTACATGTCCTCCTTCAAGCATGCGCCGGCCCTCGACTACGCCGACGTGATGCTGCCCATTGCGCCCTTTACCGAAACGTCCGGCACCTTCGTCAATATCGAAGGCCGGATCCAGAGCTACAACGGTGTCGTCAAGCCGCGTGGCGATGCGCGGCCGGCATGGAAGGTGTTGCGCGTGCTCGGCAATGTGCTGAACCTTGAAGGTTTCGATTACGAATCCAGCGAAGCGGTACGCGACGAAGTGCTGGGCAAGGGGGCTGAATTTGTCTCCGGGCTCGATAACGCACTTAATGGCGTTGCGATTTCTCTCCCGGCAGCGGCGACACAGTTGCAGCGTATCGCCGATGTGCCGATCAATTTTGCCGACCCGCTGGCCCGTCGCGCGCCAGCATTGCAGCAGACCGCCGATTCAATTGCGCCAACGGCACGGATCTGCGCGCAGACACTCGCCCTGCTTGGTGTCGCGTCCGGCCAGACGGTCCGTGTGAAGCAGGGGCAGGGTGAAGTGGTTCTGGTGGCAAAGGTCGATGTCGGCGTGCCGACCGGTTGCGTCCGCGTCGCCGCGGCCCATGCCAGTACGGCTATGCTGGGCGCCATGTTTGGCCCGATTTCCGTGGAGCGTGCATAA
- the nuoH gene encoding NADH-quinone oxidoreductase subunit NuoH, which produces MDALMNFGQGVFGGVWPAVWTLIKIVLIVAPLMLAVAYLTYFERKVIGYMQVRIGPNRVGPLGLIQPIADGLKLLLKEIILPTGASKGIFLIAPMLAIAPALAAWAVVPFTNTLVLANIDASLLYILAIGSMGVYGIILSGWASNSKYAFLGAMRAAAQMVSYEISMGFSLICVLMVSNSLNLVDIVTAQGHGRFAGWGLGLLSWNWLPLFPMFIVYLISGVAETNRAPFDMAEGESEIVAGFHVEYSGMAFALFFLAEYANMILISALTSILFLGGWLSPVGFLPDGMLWLFAKMSAVLFLFLWFRATFPRYRFDHLMRLGWKVFLPVCLVWLVVVGGWMMSPLSIWR; this is translated from the coding sequence ATGGACGCACTGATGAATTTTGGACAAGGTGTTTTCGGTGGGGTGTGGCCCGCAGTCTGGACGCTGATCAAGATTGTCCTGATCGTCGCGCCACTGATGCTGGCCGTGGCCTACCTGACCTATTTCGAGCGTAAGGTCATCGGCTACATGCAGGTTCGCATAGGACCCAACCGGGTTGGTCCGCTGGGGTTGATCCAGCCGATCGCCGACGGTCTCAAACTGTTGCTCAAGGAAATCATTCTGCCCACGGGGGCCAGCAAGGGAATCTTCCTGATCGCCCCGATGCTGGCCATCGCGCCGGCGCTCGCGGCCTGGGCAGTCGTGCCGTTCACCAACACGCTGGTTCTCGCCAACATTGACGCCAGCCTGCTCTATATCCTGGCCATTGGGTCGATGGGCGTCTACGGCATCATCCTCTCGGGCTGGGCTTCGAATTCCAAATATGCTTTCCTCGGCGCCATGCGCGCTGCTGCACAGATGGTGTCCTATGAAATCTCGATGGGCTTCTCGCTGATCTGTGTCCTGATGGTTTCGAACAGCCTGAACCTGGTCGATATCGTTACCGCGCAGGGTCATGGGCGTTTTGCAGGATGGGGCCTTGGTCTGCTGTCATGGAACTGGCTGCCGTTGTTCCCGATGTTCATTGTTTACCTGATCTCGGGCGTTGCCGAAACCAATCGCGCGCCGTTCGATATGGCTGAAGGTGAGTCGGAGATCGTTGCCGGATTCCATGTCGAGTATTCCGGCATGGCCTTCGCGTTGTTCTTCCTTGCCGAATACGCGAACATGATCCTGATTTCCGCGCTGACGTCGATCCTGTTCCTTGGTGGCTGGCTATCGCCTGTCGGCTTCCTGCCTGACGGCATGCTCTGGCTGTTCGCCAAGATGTCGGCGGTCCTGTTCCTGTTCCTTTGGTTCCGCGCGACCTTCCCGCGTTATCGTTTCGACCATTTGATGCGTCTGGGCTGGAAGGTATTCCTGCCTGTATGTCTGGTCTGGCTTGTGGTGGTTGGGGGCTGGATGATGTCGCCGCTGAGTATCTGGAGATGA
- the nuoI gene encoding NADH-quinone oxidoreductase subunit NuoI: MGSMKEVLNSLLLKELLKGMAVTGKYFFARKITVQYPEEKTPQSARFRGLHALRRYPNGEERCIACKLCEAICPAMAIVIEAEPRDDGSRRTTRYDIDLTKCIFCGFCEEACPVDAIVETRIYEYHGERRGDLYYTKPMLLANGDRYEAQIAKDRQQDAPYR, encoded by the coding sequence ATGGGTTCGATGAAGGAAGTCCTCAACAGCCTGCTCCTCAAGGAGTTGCTGAAAGGCATGGCGGTCACCGGCAAGTATTTCTTTGCACGCAAGATCACGGTCCAGTACCCGGAAGAAAAGACGCCCCAGAGTGCGCGCTTCCGCGGCTTGCACGCCTTGCGCCGCTACCCGAATGGCGAGGAGCGTTGCATCGCCTGCAAGCTCTGCGAAGCGATCTGTCCGGCAATGGCCATCGTTATCGAAGCGGAACCACGTGACGACGGTTCGCGGCGGACCACCCGCTACGACATCGATCTCACCAAGTGCATTTTCTGTGGCTTCTGTGAGGAGGCCTGTCCGGTGGATGCGATCGTCGAAACCCGCATCTACGAGTATCACGGCGAACGACGGGGCGATCTCTACTACACCAAGCCGATGTTGCTCGCCAACGGTGACCGCTACGAGGCGCAGATCGCCAAGGATCGCCAACAAGATGCACCTTACCGATAA
- a CDS encoding NADH-quinone oxidoreductase subunit J gives MDFQTLVFFFLSAILIFASLRVITSRNPVHAALHLILAFFTCGGIWALLQAEFLAIAIILVYVGAVMVLFLFVVMMLDINLDRIREGFWSYLPLGAVLGLLMVMEMGLVLGSKYFQVPAVQAMVPAGISNTKAIGALMFTDFVYPFELASIVLLVGMIAAIVLTYRGPKQSKNINPNQQVFVKAKDRVRVLQMPVEKD, from the coding sequence ATGGATTTTCAGACCCTGGTTTTCTTCTTCCTGTCGGCAATCCTCATTTTCGCCAGCCTGCGCGTCATTACCTCGCGCAATCCGGTGCACGCCGCGTTGCACCTGATCCTCGCCTTCTTCACCTGTGGCGGTATCTGGGCGCTGCTGCAAGCCGAATTTCTGGCGATTGCGATTATTCTGGTCTATGTCGGCGCGGTCATGGTGCTCTTCCTCTTCGTCGTCATGATGCTCGACATCAACCTTGACCGGATCCGCGAGGGGTTCTGGAGCTACCTTCCGCTCGGGGCGGTACTCGGTCTTCTGATGGTCATGGAAATGGGCCTGGTTCTCGGCAGTAAGTATTTTCAGGTACCCGCGGTGCAGGCCATGGTTCCGGCCGGCATTTCCAATACCAAGGCTATCGGCGCCCTGATGTTTACCGATTTCGTTTATCCCTTCGAACTGGCTTCCATCGTGCTGCTCGTCGGCATGATCGCGGCGATTGTACTGACCTACCGTGGTCCGAAGCAGTCCAAAAACATTAATCCGAATCAACAGGTCTTCGTCAAGGCGAAGGATCGCGTCCGCGTATTGCAGATGCCTGTGGAAAAAGACTGA
- the nuoK gene encoding NADH-quinone oxidoreductase subunit NuoK: MLTLSLSHFLVLGAILFAISVVGIFLNRKNLIVLLMAIELMLLAVNMNFVAFSHFLGDLSGQIFVFFILTVAAAESAIGLAILIVLFRSLKSIHVDDLRSLKG; this comes from the coding sequence ATGCTTACTCTATCTCTTTCGCATTTTCTGGTTCTGGGCGCGATTCTCTTTGCGATCAGTGTTGTCGGCATCTTCCTTAACCGGAAGAACCTGATCGTCCTGCTGATGGCCATCGAACTGATGCTCCTCGCGGTCAACATGAATTTCGTGGCTTTTTCGCATTTTCTGGGTGACCTCAGCGGGCAGATATTCGTTTTCTTCATCCTGACCGTGGCTGCCGCCGAATCGGCGATCGGCCTGGCTATCCTGATCGTCCTGTTCCGTAGCCTTAAGAGCATCCACGTGGATGACCTAAGGAGCCTGAAGGGTTAA
- the nuoL gene encoding NADH-quinone oxidoreductase subunit L, which translates to MEMQKLYLLVPLAPLLGAVIAGLFCRVIPRWFAHTVAIAGVAIAFIASVIIFRDVQVGHTFNGSVYTWLTSGDYKFEVGFLIDSLTTTMMLVVTFVSLMVHIYTIGYMQEDPGYNRFFSYISLFTFSMLMLVMSNNFMQLFFGWEAVGLVSYLLIGFWYTRPTAIFANMKAFLVNRIGDFGFILGIGLILAHFGTLDYATVFKQAPEFANTTISLLATGEWSAVSLMTVTCICLFIGAMGKSAQVPLHVWLPDSMEGPTPISALIHAATMVTAGIFMVARMSPLFELSTTALSFVIVIGAITALFMGFLGIIQNDIKRVIAYSTLSQLGYMTVALGASAYSVAIFHLMTHAFFKALLFLAAGSVIIGMHHEQDIRNMGGLRKYMPITWITSLIGSLALIGTPFLSGFYSKDSIIEAVALSHIPGAGFAYFAVMAGVFVTAFYSFRMYFLVFHGEERFGKSARDAHHDHQGDHDDEEVSQDHHHGLAPGQKPHETPWVVTLPLVLLAIPSLVIGYIAIGPMVFGDFFKMTIPGTDNIPVIFIDANAHPAMTHLGEHFHGAVAMGIHALTSLPFVLALAGVVLSWFFYMKRPDIPAAIQRRFSAIYTLLDNKYYFDKFNDVVFGGGARLLGKAFWRGGDVAVIDGVIVDGSTRLVSMIAAVTRTLQTGYVYHYAFTMIIGVFVLMTLWLNRA; encoded by the coding sequence ATGGAAATGCAAAAGCTTTATCTCCTGGTTCCCCTGGCGCCTCTCCTCGGTGCCGTGATTGCTGGTCTCTTCTGTCGTGTCATACCGCGCTGGTTCGCCCATACCGTGGCCATTGCCGGCGTGGCGATCGCCTTCATCGCGTCGGTGATCATCTTCAGGGACGTTCAGGTCGGTCACACCTTCAACGGCTCCGTTTACACTTGGCTGACCAGCGGTGACTACAAGTTCGAGGTCGGTTTCCTGATCGACTCGCTAACCACGACCATGATGCTGGTCGTCACCTTCGTGTCGCTGATGGTGCATATCTACACGATCGGCTACATGCAGGAAGATCCGGGTTACAACCGTTTCTTCAGCTATATTTCGCTGTTCACGTTCTCGATGCTTATGCTGGTCATGAGCAACAACTTCATGCAGCTCTTCTTCGGTTGGGAGGCGGTCGGTCTGGTCTCCTACCTCCTTATCGGCTTCTGGTACACCCGCCCAACCGCGATTTTCGCCAACATGAAAGCTTTCCTGGTCAATCGTATCGGCGACTTCGGCTTCATTCTCGGTATCGGATTGATTCTCGCGCACTTCGGCACGCTGGACTACGCCACTGTCTTCAAGCAGGCGCCGGAATTCGCCAACACGACGATCTCGCTGTTGGCCACTGGAGAATGGTCGGCCGTCTCGTTGATGACCGTCACCTGCATCTGCCTGTTCATCGGCGCCATGGGCAAGTCGGCGCAGGTGCCGCTGCACGTCTGGCTGCCGGATTCGATGGAAGGCCCGACCCCGATTTCGGCGCTGATCCATGCCGCAACCATGGTTACCGCCGGCATCTTCATGGTCGCCCGAATGTCGCCGCTGTTCGAGTTGTCAACCACTGCGCTGTCCTTCGTCATCGTCATCGGCGCGATTACCGCGCTGTTCATGGGCTTCCTCGGTATCATCCAGAACGACATCAAGCGCGTCATTGCCTATTCAACCCTGTCGCAACTCGGCTACATGACGGTCGCCCTGGGCGCCTCGGCCTATTCGGTGGCGATCTTCCACCTGATGACGCATGCTTTCTTCAAGGCCCTGCTCTTCCTCGCCGCCGGTTCGGTGATCATCGGCATGCATCACGAGCAGGACATCCGCAACATGGGCGGCCTGCGCAAGTACATGCCGATTACCTGGATCACCTCGCTGATCGGTTCGCTGGCGCTGATCGGCACACCATTCCTGTCCGGTTTCTACTCGAAGGATTCGATTATCGAAGCCGTTGCCCTGTCACACATTCCGGGCGCCGGGTTTGCCTACTTCGCGGTCATGGCAGGCGTCTTCGTCACCGCCTTCTACTCCTTCCGCATGTACTTTCTGGTGTTCCACGGGGAAGAGCGTTTCGGCAAGTCCGCGCGTGACGCTCACCATGATCACCAGGGCGATCATGATGACGAAGAGGTCAGCCAAGATCATCATCACGGCCTGGCACCGGGTCAGAAGCCGCACGAAACGCCCTGGGTAGTGACCCTGCCACTGGTGCTGCTGGCCATTCCATCGCTGGTGATCGGCTATATCGCCATCGGGCCGATGGTCTTTGGCGATTTCTTCAAGATGACGATCCCCGGTACCGACAACATTCCGGTAATCTTCATCGACGCCAATGCCCATCCCGCCATGACGCACCTTGGTGAGCATTTCCACGGAGCCGTCGCGATGGGTATCCATGCGCTAACCTCGCTCCCCTTCGTCCTGGCCCTTGCCGGTGTCGTGCTGTCCTGGTTCTTCTACATGAAGCGTCCCGACATTCCGGCAGCCATTCAACGGCGATTCTCGGCAATCTACACGCTGCTCGACAACAAGTACTACTTCGACAAGTTCAACGATGTGGTCTTCGGTGGCGGAGCGCGTTTGCTCGGCAAGGCCTTCTGGCGTGGCGGCGATGTTGCCGTGATCGATGGTGTCATCGTGGATGGCTCGACCCGGCTCGTTTCAATGATCGCGGCGGTAACGCGGACGTTGCAGACCGGTTACGTCTATCACTATGCTTTCACCATGATCATCGGCGTCTTTGTCCTGATGACCCTGTGGCTTAACCGTGCATAG